ATGGTCCGGTACAGCTGCGCGTGCCCGTCCCCGGTCGGGGGGCCGGGCGCCTCACCCGTGGTCACCTGGGCGCCCCGCCGGCCTGCGCGACCGACTCCGCTCGTTTGGCGACCTCCGCGGCGAACTCGCCGAGCGTCATGATGGCCAAGGTCTCGACGTCATCGTCGTCGAACGTCACGCCGTACTGCTCTTCGATGCGAAGCGCCAGCTCGGACACCGCGAGTGAGTCAA
This genomic stretch from Phytohabitans houttuyneae harbors:
- a CDS encoding acyl carrier protein, with amino-acid sequence MSADDVMAFTIQALREMNFYTEETGPETMLGPSGADLDSLAVSELALRIEEQYGVTFDDDDVETLAIMTLGEFAAEVAKRAESVAQAGGAPR